A DNA window from Setaria viridis chromosome 2, Setaria_viridis_v4.0, whole genome shotgun sequence contains the following coding sequences:
- the LOC117845504 gene encoding PTI1-like tyrosine-protein kinase At3g15890, translated as MINRCFCCVAGDDEPEPAAAPAGRRRRTNPSRTPKNRSMEYPWEIYSLKELLQATNNFNDSNKLGEGGFGTVYWGRTSKGVEIAVKRLKAMTAKAEMEFAIEVEILGRVRHKNLLSLRGFYAGGDERLIVYDYMPNHSLLTHLHPHRGAPSSQQHQPLDWARRVAIAIGAAEGLAYLHHEANPHIIHRDIKASNVLLDADFVPKVADFGFAKLIPDGVSHLTTRVKGTLGYLAPEYAMWGKVSESCDVYSFGVLLLELVSARRPLEKLPGGVKREIVQWAAPLVERRKWDRIADPRLAGRFDAQQLRAVVEAAMLCAQSNAESRPAMAEVVEMLRFSGERRPTKEIVPVAAASSEETTDLDDVTGSSEPLDRRSSWKLTKLR; from the exons ACGCCCAAGAACAGGAGCATGGAGTATCCATGGGAGATATACAGCCTCAAGGAGCTCCTGCAGGCGACGAACAACTTCAACGACAGCAACAAGCTCGGGGAGGGCGGGTTCGGCACCGTCTACTGGGGCCGCACCTCCAAGGGCGTCGAG ATCGCGGTGAAGCGGCTGAAGGCGATGACGGCGAAGGCGGAGATGGAGTTCGCCATCGAGGTGGAGATCCTCGGCCGCGTCCGTCACAAGAACCTCCTCAGCCTCCGTGGTTTctacgccggcggcgacgagcgcctcATCGTCTACGACTACATGCCCAACCACAGCCTACTCAcccacctccacccccaccgcggcgccccctcctcccagcAGCATCAACCCCTCGACTGGGCACGCCGCGTCGCCATTGCCATCGGCGCCGCCGAGGGCCTCGC GTACTTGCACCACGAGGCGAACCCGCACATCATACACCGGGACATCAAGGCGAGCAACGTGCTGCTGGACGCGGACTTCGTGCccaaggtcgccgacttcgggtTCGCCAAGCTCATCCCGGACGGCGTGTCGCACCTGACGACGCGGGTGAAGGGCACGCTGGGCTACCTGGCGCCGGAGTACGCCATGTGGGGGAAGGTCTCCGAGAGCTGCGACgtctacagcttcggcgtgctgctgctggagctcgtcagcgcgcgccgcccgctcgaGAAGCTGCCGGGGGGCGTCAAGCGCGAGATCGTGCAGTGGGCGGCGCCGCTGGTGGAGCGCCGCAAGTGGGATCGCATCGCGGACCCGCGCCTCGCCGGGCGGTTCGACGCGCAGCAGCTCCGCGCCGTGGTCGAGGCCGCCATGCTGTGCGCGCAGAGCAACGCCGAGAGCCGACCCGCCATGGCCGAGGTCGTCGAGATGCTCAGGttcagcggcgagcggcggccgacTAAGGAGATCGTCCCGGTGGCGGCCGCGAGCAGCGAGGAGACAACAGACCTGGACGACGTCACCGGAAGCAGCGAGCCCCTGGACAGGCGGAGCAGCTGGAAGCTGACAAAGCTGAGGTGA